One Aphidius gifuensis isolate YNYX2018 linkage group LG5, ASM1490517v1, whole genome shotgun sequence genomic region harbors:
- the LOC122856650 gene encoding transcription initiation factor TFIID subunit 4 isoform X4 yields MASAKFLEEALSTDVDESAVNEIVGSLETQLVTSTTNQMTNNQQNKNNSDTIVGSSKTQLVTSTTNQITTNNQQIKNNDTVKLVYPTTGQVLSTSGIVNVNNKQLQFTTNKNTGQLGNGIVSLSGSGGGGGGGGSVVTTQTSNVSTNSATAVGASTVTSNINKTSGTQSIVLQPLNVSTNSVVVSGGQTITTNINKTQQQQQPSATQTIVLNKSNIQAGMVSVPMSVPVSVAGNTANATLQGRPIGVATSSGGGGGGGGGGGQTIVPGNLQIVNVNQVRPSTPVGNHQTGRQVPSRVILSPQILTRPGGPGITLHGLQSGAQGHLIVKTENGQFQLLRVGPPQTPGTPGNNAVTPNSISGNAVVGQNPGTTTTFRLASVPAAAAVAPIVATTTVTPATATAPAPMTVTPPTPTTQATAPQPPPPSQTPAQNQSPAQRQTTTENTKEKCRKFLANLLELSSREPRSVERNVRTLIQELIDTQVEPEEFCDRLEKLLNASPQPCLIGFLKKSLPLLRQSLVTGELVIDGIKPPPPNVVFSIATTPSTVQQNQVRTTMAVPQASPYVVASAQVPTRVMPPPPTVPSTVTAVPTIQTTPRPQQVHQRLIRPTNVRSAPFAVRATNSTTITRPPAQPIAQKITTITATPTTTSTPVIKTITTTTAIQGKIVNTPTTIHKTIVPSTILPKPTAKEKEKKTFSSAGYTLVGDDDINDVAAMGGVNLAEESQRILGSTEFVGTQIRSCKDEIFLHVSPLQQKIKQIVSSHGLEEPNQEVAALISHATQERLKNLVEKLAVIAGHRMEIIRNDSMYEITQDVKGQLRFLEDIDKVERKRHEEQEREILMKAAKSRSKNEDPEQLKLKQMAKERQRVEQEEARQKDANSTALQAIGTRKKQKLDDGNGSSTGTGTNFQSNANVNRKITRPRVKRVNFRDLLFLLEQEKDTSRSTMLYKAFLK; encoded by the exons ATGGCGTCAGCTAAGTTTCTCGAGGAAGCTCTGAGTACAGACGTTGATGAATCTGCTGTTAATGAAATTGTTGGTTCATTGGAGACACAATTagtaacatcaacaacaaatcaaatgacaaataatcaacaaaataaaaataatagtgataCAATTGTTGGTTCATCAAAGACACAATTagtaacatcaacaacaaatcaaataacaacaaataatcaacaaattaaaaataatgatacagTTAAATTAGTATATCCAACAACTGGACAAGTTTTATCAACAAGTGGTAttgttaatgttaataataaacaattacaattcacaacaaataaaaatactggaCAATTAGGTAATGGTATAGTATCATTAAGTGGttctggtggtggtggtggtggtggtggtagtgttGTTACAACTCAAACATCAAATGTATCAACAAATTCTGCTACTGCTGTTGGTGCTAGTACAGtaacatcaaatattaataaaacaagtgGTACACAATCAATTGTATTACAACCATTAAATGTATCAACAAATTCTGTTGTTGTTAGTGGTGgacaaacaataacaacaaatattaataaaacacaacaacaacaacaaccaagTGCAACACAAAcaattgtattaaataaaagtaatatacAAGCTGGTATGGTTTCAGTACCAATGTCAGTGCCAGTATCTGTTGCTGGCAATACTGCCAATGCAACGTTACAAGGTAGACCAATTGGTGTTGCCACCAGTagtggtggtggaggtggaggaggtggtggtggtggacaAACAATTGTACCAGGTAATTTACAAATAGTTAATGTCAATCAAGTGAGACCATCAACACCAGTTGGTAATCATCAAACTGGTAGACAAGTACCATCAAGAGTTATTCTCAGTCCACAAATATTAACAAGACCTGGTGGTCCAGGG atAACACTGCATGGTTTACAATCTGGTGCACAAGGACATCTTATTGTTAAAACTGAAAATGgacaatttcaattattacgAGTTGGACCACCACAAACACCTGGAACACCTGGTAATAATGCTGTAACACCAAATTCAATAAGTGGTAATGCTGTTGTTGGACAAAATCCTGGTACAACAACAACTTTTCGTCTTGCTTCGGTACCAGCAGCAGCA GCAGTGGCACCAATTGTTGCAACAACAACTGTTACACCAGCAACTGCAACAGCACCAGCTCCAATGACTGTAACACCACCGACACCTACTACTCAAGCAACAGCACCACAACCACCACCGCCATCACAAACACCAGCACAAAATCAATCACCTGCTCAG cGTCAAACAACAACTGAAAATACCAAAGAAAAGTGTCGAAAATTTTTAGCAAATTTATTAGAGTTGTCTAGTCGTGAGCCTAGATCTGTTGAACGTAACGTTAGAACATTAATACAAGAATTAATTGATACTCAAGTTGAGCCAGAAGAATTTTGTGAtagacttgaaaaattattaaatgcatCACCACAACCATGTCTTATTGGTTTtcttaaaaaaagtttaccaTTATTACGACAATCACTTGTAACAGGAGAATTAGTTATTGACGGAAttaaaccaccaccaccaaatgTTGTATTTTCAATAGCAACAACACCATCAACAGTTCAACAg aatcaAGTTAGAACGACAATGGCTGTACCACAAGCAAGTCCATATGTTGTAGCAAGTGCACAAGTACCAACTCGTGTTatgccaccaccaccaacagtACCATCAACAGTAACAGCTGTACCAACAATTCAAACAACTCCAAGACCACAACAAGTACATCAAAGACTCATAAGACCAACAAATGTTAGATCAGCACCTTTTGCTGTTAGAGCAACAAATTCAACGACAATTACACGTCCACCAGCACAACCAATTgcacaaaaaataacaacaataacagcaacaccaacaacaacatcaacacctgttattaaaacaataacaacaacaacagctatTCAaggaaaaattgttaatacaccaacaacaatacataaaacCATTGTGCCTTCTACAATATTACCAAAACCAACagctaaagaaaaagaaaaaaaaactttttcatcTGCTGGTTATACGTTAgt TGGTGATGATGACATTAATGATGTTGCTGCAATGGGTGGTGTTAATCTTGCAGAAGAATCACAAAGAATTTTAGGATCAACTGAATTTGTTGGTACACAAATACGTTCTTGCAAAGATGAAATATTTCTTCATGTATCACctcttcaacaaaaaattaaacaaattg TTAGCAGTCATGGTCTTGAAGAGCCAAATCAAGAAGTAGCTGCATTAATATCACATGCCACTCaagaaagattaaaaaatttagttgaaaaattagcAGTTATTGCTGGACATAGAATGGAAATAATAaga aatGATAGTATGTATGAGATAACACAAGATGTCAAAGGGCAATTAAGATTTTTAGAAGATATTGATAAAGTGGAACGTAAAAGACATGAAGAACAAGAACGTGAAATTCTTATGAAAGCAGCTAAGAGTAGATCTAAAAATGAAGATCCAGAACaacttaaattaaaacaaatggcCAAAGAA AGACAAAGAGTAGAACAAGAAGAAGCGAGACAAAAAGATGCAAATTCTACAGCATTACAAGCAATTGgaacaagaaaaaaacaaaaattagatgatgGTAATGGTTCAAGTACAGGTACAGGTActaattttcaatcaaatgCAAATGTCAATCGTAAAATTACAAGACCGCGTGTTAAACGTGTTAATTTtcgtgatttattatttttattggaaCAAGAAAAAGATACCAGTCGAAGTACAATGTTGTACAAAGCATTTTTAAAGTGA
- the LOC122856650 gene encoding transcription initiation factor TFIID subunit 4 isoform X5 → MASAKFLEEALSTDVDESAVNEIVGSLETQLVTSTTNQMTNNQQNKNNSDTIVGSSKTQLVTSTTNQITTNNQQIKNNDTVKLVYPTTGQVLSTSGIVNVNNKQLQFTTNKNTGQLGNGIVSLSGSGGGGGGGGSVVTTQTSNVSTNSATAVGASTVTSNINKTSGTQSIVLQPLNVSTNSVVVSGGQTITTNINKTQQQQQPSATQTIVLNKSNIQAGMVSVPMSVPVSVAGNTANATLQGRPIGVATSSGGGGGGGGGGGQTIVPGNLQIVNVNQVRPSTPVGNHQTGRQVPSRVILSPQILTRPGGPGITLHGLQSGAQGHLIVKTENGQFQLLRVGPPQTPGTPGNNAVTPNSISGNAVVGQNPGTTTTFRLASVPAAAAVAPIVATTTVTPATATAPAPMTVTPPTPTTQATAPQPPPPSQTPAQNQSPAQRQTTTENTKEKCRKFLANLLELSSREPRSVERNVRTLIQELIDTQVEPEEFCDRLEKLLNASPQPCLIGFLKKSLPLLRQSLVTGELVIDGIKPPPPNVVFSIATTPSTVQQNQVRTTMAVPQASPYVVASAQVPTRVMPPPPTVPSTVTAVPTIQTTPRPQQVHQRLIRPTNVRSAPFAVRATNSTTITRPPAQPIAQKITTITATPTTTSTPVIKTITTTTAIQGKIVNTPTTIHKTIVPSTILPKPTAKEKEKKTFSSAGYTGDDDINDVAAMGGVNLAEESQRILGSTEFVGTQIRSCKDEIFLHVSPLQQKIKQIVSSHGLEEPNQEVAALISHATQERLKNLVEKLAVIAGHRMEIIRNDSMYEITQDVKGQLRFLEDIDKVERKRHEEQEREILMKAAKSRSKNEDPEQLKLKQMAKERQRVEQEEARQKDANSTALQAIGTRKKQKLDDGNGSSTGTGTNFQSNANVNRKITRPRVKRVNFRDLLFLLEQEKDTSRSTMLYKAFLK, encoded by the exons ATGGCGTCAGCTAAGTTTCTCGAGGAAGCTCTGAGTACAGACGTTGATGAATCTGCTGTTAATGAAATTGTTGGTTCATTGGAGACACAATTagtaacatcaacaacaaatcaaatgacaaataatcaacaaaataaaaataatagtgataCAATTGTTGGTTCATCAAAGACACAATTagtaacatcaacaacaaatcaaataacaacaaataatcaacaaattaaaaataatgatacagTTAAATTAGTATATCCAACAACTGGACAAGTTTTATCAACAAGTGGTAttgttaatgttaataataaacaattacaattcacaacaaataaaaatactggaCAATTAGGTAATGGTATAGTATCATTAAGTGGttctggtggtggtggtggtggtggtggtagtgttGTTACAACTCAAACATCAAATGTATCAACAAATTCTGCTACTGCTGTTGGTGCTAGTACAGtaacatcaaatattaataaaacaagtgGTACACAATCAATTGTATTACAACCATTAAATGTATCAACAAATTCTGTTGTTGTTAGTGGTGgacaaacaataacaacaaatattaataaaacacaacaacaacaacaaccaagTGCAACACAAAcaattgtattaaataaaagtaatatacAAGCTGGTATGGTTTCAGTACCAATGTCAGTGCCAGTATCTGTTGCTGGCAATACTGCCAATGCAACGTTACAAGGTAGACCAATTGGTGTTGCCACCAGTagtggtggtggaggtggaggaggtggtggtggtggacaAACAATTGTACCAGGTAATTTACAAATAGTTAATGTCAATCAAGTGAGACCATCAACACCAGTTGGTAATCATCAAACTGGTAGACAAGTACCATCAAGAGTTATTCTCAGTCCACAAATATTAACAAGACCTGGTGGTCCAGGG atAACACTGCATGGTTTACAATCTGGTGCACAAGGACATCTTATTGTTAAAACTGAAAATGgacaatttcaattattacgAGTTGGACCACCACAAACACCTGGAACACCTGGTAATAATGCTGTAACACCAAATTCAATAAGTGGTAATGCTGTTGTTGGACAAAATCCTGGTACAACAACAACTTTTCGTCTTGCTTCGGTACCAGCAGCAGCA GCAGTGGCACCAATTGTTGCAACAACAACTGTTACACCAGCAACTGCAACAGCACCAGCTCCAATGACTGTAACACCACCGACACCTACTACTCAAGCAACAGCACCACAACCACCACCGCCATCACAAACACCAGCACAAAATCAATCACCTGCTCAG cGTCAAACAACAACTGAAAATACCAAAGAAAAGTGTCGAAAATTTTTAGCAAATTTATTAGAGTTGTCTAGTCGTGAGCCTAGATCTGTTGAACGTAACGTTAGAACATTAATACAAGAATTAATTGATACTCAAGTTGAGCCAGAAGAATTTTGTGAtagacttgaaaaattattaaatgcatCACCACAACCATGTCTTATTGGTTTtcttaaaaaaagtttaccaTTATTACGACAATCACTTGTAACAGGAGAATTAGTTATTGACGGAAttaaaccaccaccaccaaatgTTGTATTTTCAATAGCAACAACACCATCAACAGTTCAACAg aatcaAGTTAGAACGACAATGGCTGTACCACAAGCAAGTCCATATGTTGTAGCAAGTGCACAAGTACCAACTCGTGTTatgccaccaccaccaacagtACCATCAACAGTAACAGCTGTACCAACAATTCAAACAACTCCAAGACCACAACAAGTACATCAAAGACTCATAAGACCAACAAATGTTAGATCAGCACCTTTTGCTGTTAGAGCAACAAATTCAACGACAATTACACGTCCACCAGCACAACCAATTgcacaaaaaataacaacaataacagcaacaccaacaacaacatcaacacctgttattaaaacaataacaacaacaacagctatTCAaggaaaaattgttaatacaccaacaacaatacataaaacCATTGTGCCTTCTACAATATTACCAAAACCAACagctaaagaaaaagaaaaaaaaactttttcatcTGCTGGTTATAC TGGTGATGATGACATTAATGATGTTGCTGCAATGGGTGGTGTTAATCTTGCAGAAGAATCACAAAGAATTTTAGGATCAACTGAATTTGTTGGTACACAAATACGTTCTTGCAAAGATGAAATATTTCTTCATGTATCACctcttcaacaaaaaattaaacaaattg TTAGCAGTCATGGTCTTGAAGAGCCAAATCAAGAAGTAGCTGCATTAATATCACATGCCACTCaagaaagattaaaaaatttagttgaaaaattagcAGTTATTGCTGGACATAGAATGGAAATAATAaga aatGATAGTATGTATGAGATAACACAAGATGTCAAAGGGCAATTAAGATTTTTAGAAGATATTGATAAAGTGGAACGTAAAAGACATGAAGAACAAGAACGTGAAATTCTTATGAAAGCAGCTAAGAGTAGATCTAAAAATGAAGATCCAGAACaacttaaattaaaacaaatggcCAAAGAA AGACAAAGAGTAGAACAAGAAGAAGCGAGACAAAAAGATGCAAATTCTACAGCATTACAAGCAATTGgaacaagaaaaaaacaaaaattagatgatgGTAATGGTTCAAGTACAGGTACAGGTActaattttcaatcaaatgCAAATGTCAATCGTAAAATTACAAGACCGCGTGTTAAACGTGTTAATTTtcgtgatttattatttttattggaaCAAGAAAAAGATACCAGTCGAAGTACAATGTTGTACAAAGCATTTTTAAAGTGA